From Falco naumanni isolate bFalNau1 chromosome 4, bFalNau1.pat, whole genome shotgun sequence:
ACTtcatgaaaggcagaaaagaaaaccttagtCTAGTTTctagcaaaggaaaaatggcCACAAACGGGGTCAGTGGCAACAGATGCAGTTCACAGGCCACACATGAAAGATCCTGAAGTCAACTCTATTCCAGTGTAAGGAACTATAACATTTGTAATCAGCACTGTTTAAACTGACAACGTATGGTAAAAGGATTATGGGACCAACTTCTCCGCGCTGCTCTTTTCATTTGAACTACGCAGAACAGGTGTAAGCTCAGCCACACCAGGACAGCCACACACACTCTGTGCTTTGAGGTAAAGAAGAAACCAGAGACACACGACTGTCCCGCACGGAGCCGTGCCCAAGCCCAGACCTTTCAGAGGGATTTTCACAGCTATTTGCAGAGCCACCATCGagccctattttttttttcaccaaaaaagcaaactacTAGTTTGTCATGCACCTCCCCACCacctgcaaataaaaatctttgcatgtttctcagataaaataaaatacagtactgCTTTTGCTGAAACTGAAGGCTGCAAGCTGAAGAGCCTCCAGAGACCCATCTGCTCCCTCCCTCTTGTTCTCATGACAAGGCAACGCGAATGTAGCTTTCAGCCAAGggttttccagtgttttttcaCCTTGGAGGTGCAGGGGGGAGAAGCAATAGATGCGTAGCAGCACCTTGTTGCTTGTTGCTGACAAACTGTCACACCTTGAAAACTATTTTACAAAGCCAGTGGGTTAGAACACGCGTTCCTCCAGGCCTGGCCCCACCTGCAGGTACTCTGCACCGCTTCAGTGGTTTGGATGCTCCCCAAAGTCAGCGACTGTGTTAGAGCCCCACACGATGGTTCTGTGTTGGTGTGTTATAAAAatgggggaaagggggaaaaaccacccaaaccccaCTGCAATGAGGGTTTTTCTTAGCCCAGCCTGGAGATAAGTAGGTGCTGCTGAACACCAGCCCAGACGCCAGCCCCTTGCCGGCTTCCTCCTGCGTCCAAATCCCTGCGCTTCGTCCCTGCCCGCCCTCGGCGTGGGAAGGGCACGGCCGGACGGGAGCGGGCAGTGCCAGGAGGGCTCCCCGGCCAGCCCAGCCATGCGGGCGCTGGCCACACTGGTGCAAAGCGCTGTGCCAGCCAAGCCCCTGGGAAGCGCggtgcagcccccaggcccggcaggaccacaggcagcagagccccgCAGCCCGGTGGGCACGGCCGGTGGAAACAGGCTTTGCTGGGCTCCAGGCTGCGGGCAGGCGGCAGCTCCCGCACCCGCCAGCCCAAACGTCATAGGTGCGGGTGGCCTCTCCTCCAAAACACCTGGGgaccctctgccagcagcacccacagcccagccagggcGGCCTCGGCTGCCTGAGCTCGCTGAAGGCACCCACGCGCTCCCTCCCCACGGGGACAGCCcctcagcacagctcctgccgGGCTCGGCGCTGCAGGGAGCGAAGCAGAGCAACCTCAGAACAAGCAGGTTAAAGACAGAAAccacttcccagctgctgagctCACGGGAGTTGAGCCAGAGCTGGGGGGACGCAGCCCCCACCATGACAGCGATGCTGCGTCTCGGCGGCCGCCGCGCTGCTCACTTCTTCTCCAGGAAGGGGCTGAAAAGTCCCCAGTCGAACGCGAGCATGGCCTGGGGATGGGGCTGCTCCTTGGGCTTCTTGAAGTTATCCTTCTCAGTGCGGAGGGTCCTCAGCACCTCCACCGGGTCCGTCTTGCCTGTGAACTTCTGCAAGGGCTCCTCCCTGCAAGGGGAGACCGGCTCTGCTGTGACCGCAGGGCAGAGGATGGGgaccccctccccgccgggaCGGACAAGGGGGGAGTCACAGCCTCACAGCGGGGCTTGACTGTGGGTGCCCTGTGCTGGGCGACGCAGGACCCTGCGGCTGGGCGCCCTCCCCTCCCTCGGGGCTTGGGTTTCCCACCAGCTATGGAAGCCACTGGGAGAATGGACGAGGccagagggagaaggggagcgcagcctggcagcaggacCACCAGCCCGggcctgcccacccccagcaggACCCTTCGCACCCCCCAGGTACCGGTGCTGCTTACGTGACCCGCAGGAAGGGGTTGTAGAGGAACTCCTCTTGCAGTGTGGAGGGCACCGTGGGCAAATCCTCATCATCCCGCTGCTGCCAAGGAACCAGAGAGATCCAGAACCGTGCCGGTGGcacccagcacctccctccaccccaccccatcagGGACACAGCCACTTACTTTGGCCCACGCAAGTTTCTTCTTCACTATTTCATTCTCCGGTTCCACCTTCAAGGCAAACTTGAGGTTTCGGACGGTGCATTCGTGGCCGCAGAACACCTTCTGCAACACCAGTGGGAAGTACCCGGTGTCAGACGTGCTCCCGGTGCCGGGTCCGACCCATCCTGGCCccgctgcagccccagccccggggacaGGAGCTGCCACCCAAGGGGTGCCAGCCTCGAGCCCCCTCCTGCTCCTGAGGTCcgtccccaggctggggctgagatGGGAGCACCCACCGTCTCCTTCGGCAAAGCCCCCAGGATCTGGGTGAGGTTGGTGTACATCTGCTCCGCTGTTCCCTCGAAGAACTGCCCGCAGCCTCCCACAAACAGCGTGTCGCCTGCGGGGAAAGGGGTCTGGACATGGAGGAGGCCCTGCGCTCCCagggacagggtgctgggggggagctcccccccgcccccgctgaGTGTGGCGGGGACAAGCAGCATGCAGGCAGCACGCCCTGtgccccccatcccaccgggtGCACAGCAGGGTGGTTTACCTGAGAAGAGAGCCGGCGCGTCCGGGGAGCCGTCCTCCCACATGAAGTAGCACATGTGGCCCGAGGTGTGGCAGGGGGTGAAGAGGCACCTCACCCGGATGGCCCCGAACTGCAGGGACAGAAGGTCAGGACCCCCTGGGGtcaccccagcccccctgggcaggcagagcccccccaCCCTGCGGCATCGCCCGCCCGGAGTTCAGCAGGTCACAGGCACGCCGGGGGACGGGACAGTGGTATGGGTGGGGGCTGGGTTGCCCCCAGCTCCAACAGCATTTAGCAGGGGGACCCCACGAGAGGGTGGGGTCCCACAATGCCACCCCAAACAGGCTGGGAATGGGGTGAGattcctcctccagcccagtgccccatcccagccccagaTCCGAGGTGCCACATCAGCAACAGCCCCAGGGCATGCGGTCCCCGACACGACCCTGCCAGGCACCCCGAGGCACCAACGGCCCCCGCCAGGCACCAACGCTGTTGGCTGCCAGCATGTACCACAGCATTGGGACTGCACCATCACCCACCTCAGCGCACCACCAGCCCTGCACTGCGCCCGCCACGGCTGCCCCGTGGGGCAGGATCCACGCGTGGGGGCTGAGCCTTGCGTCCCCCAGACCGATGGCCACGTACCGTCAGCTCCTGGTTGTGGGTCACCTTGTGCGTCAGGGCCCCGATCCGCTCGTCGGCCCCATACACGCGCAGGCCGGGGCAGAGCCTCGCCAGCTCCTCATTGCCCCTTGCATGGTCCCTGCACCGCAGAGGAGGGAGTGGGCACCCGGCCCCGCgtggggcacagccagccctggccccccgcccgcgccaGCGGCACTTACCAGTGGTGGTGGGTAGTGAGGATCGCCCTGAGCACCACGTCCTCTTTCCTGATGAtttccagcagctgaaggagacCCAGAGCAGAATGAAGTGAGCGCAAGAGAGGAGGTGACACGCACCACGGCTGCTACGGCCACTGTGCCTGTCCCAGCGCAGGACCTGTCCCAGCGCAGGACCTGTCCCAGGGCAGGATGCATCCCGTAcggtgctgctctgcaggcaagaggcccagcagcccagggcagagaGAAGGACTCAGAACCACCGGTGGCAACGCAGCCGGACAGAGAAACGCCGCTTGTCACACAGGGACGGCAGCGTTGTACGGCCGGTGCCTTCGCAGAGTGGGCCGTGACCGGGCAGCCAGTGTGGCCGGGGGACGGTGGCCATGCAGCCACCCTGGTGCTGGCCACGGCgtggggctgccagccccgcaGCTCAGCCACCAGGAGGCCTTTAACGGCAACTTAAGATTCACGGCTCCAACGAACCCCCCGGCTGCTCCTGATCACGTTCCTCCGGAGGAAGGAAACGTCGGAGCCAGCAACAAACGCTGAAAACCCGCGACAGCGCTTGCCCGACGTGCAGCAGCCGAGAGTGGCGAGGAGGCCACCAGGCAGGGAGCCCCGGGGGTCACGGTGACGAGGGGTGACCTcggccgctgcccccccggcACGGCCGGCTCCCCCAAAAGCGGGATTTCCCACGGGTGACGCGCTCCAGAGCTCCCATCCCAGGTTATCCCCGTTCCCGACGGCTGCGCACGGGGGGCTGGACGGGGTCGGCCCAGGAAACTGGAGatgtcccccagccccggggcgggcggcagggGGGCGgccacagccccccaccccgtggggctggcggggggtCAGCGCTGCCGTGGGCACGCAGGGGCAGCACCCCCCCCCCGCgtgggggcagccccagggacccGTCCTGGCGCTCTCACCCTCCGGGGGACCGCGGCGTCCACGGCCACGGCGTCCCGCGTGCGCTCCTCGATCACCAGGTACATGTAGTTGTCCTCCAGCACCGAGATCACCTTCACCTTCATGGTCCGCACCGCCCGCGGGGGGCCCACGCACCGGAaccggggggcggccccggccccacgTAGCAAAGCCGGGAGGCGGCGCCGGCCCCACGCAGCCGATGACACgccgggggtgtgtgtgggggtgtcCCCAGCGCGACCCCCGGCGCAGCCCGGCGTGCGGAGGCCGGTACCtgcggcggccccgcccccggtgcggagcggagcggggcggggcgggtCACGCTGCGCGGGGCGGGGTGACATCCCGCACGGCCCCCGGCGGCAGGGGGGGCGGCAGAGCGGGGGAATgtccccccaccaccacctgccGAGCGCCACGGAGCATCCCGCCCgcccccagccctgcgctgcCCACCCCGGGTCCCGGTCCCGCGTGGGAAACCAGCCGCTTCTCCCACCCAGGGGAGGGACGAGGCTCGGCGGACCCCGGGGGCGCTGGGGGTGTCGCCCCCACCGGCTCTGGAGCCCCCGGACACGCGGCGGTGCATGGACAAGTCCCGGCACCGGTGCCGCCGTTCGGTGGGAGGTCACTGGGGTCCCGAGCAGGGCCCggcccacccccaccccccacagccccaggggtGCCCGAGCGTGGGGCAGGGCCGCCCGTAGGCCCCCAAGGACAAGCACAAATCCTCCCGCAAACAGTTGCAACAAGACCTTAAATCAACCCCCAGAGATCCCAAAGCGCCACCATCTCCTCCCCCCCAGGATGAGGCAGAAAGGTACTTCCAGTGGGTTGACCTCAATCGctagtacaaaaaaaaaaaaaaaaaaaaaagaaaaaaattgtgagaTAAAGAGCCCCTCCTCGGCCATCCCACCAACGCTCTGTTTACAGCTgctatttatttgcttgtttgcaaACAGCCATCAGTACAGTCACACTCCGTTGTAGCAGCACAGCATCCCAAGTCAAGGAGCTAATAGTTTTGGGTACCACTTTTCCTTCCGAACTAcataaaatgtacatttttaataacaaataaagAAACGGCGCTACACCAAATCCCactcctgcagctggaagggTCGTGACACCAGCAGTTACAAACTCCGGCGTGGCCTTACCGACAcgctggggagaggggaaccTGCAACCAAAATCGTTTGACTCTCTTGATAGTTTCAGCTGCAAAGCATTTGTTTGAAAGTCCCTTGTACACAAGCAGATCTGCAATATGAAGCCAAGACcaacagagaaggaaggaaatataATTAGGAGGAAGATGCACTACAGACGCAGCTGCCAAGCCCGCAGGGCTGGCTCCCACCCCGCTCTGCTCACAGCTCTCGTTTACAGACACGGAGCTGCAGGACACGAAGGGCAGGAGCCGGGTGACCCACTCGCTGAAACTCCGGGTTTATTTTCCCTCAAAGTTTACCCCATTCACCCACTTCGACACACTATTCCCCGTCAGAAAAGGAGCCCAAGGGGAAGttccctccctgcagcttcCAAGGCAGCCACAGCCTGCGGTCACACAGCACCGCTCCGAGAGCAGAGATGGTTTTTAGCCCCACAGACCAACCAAGAAAAAGGAACGTGCCTCGCTACTGTGGGCTCTCAGCGGGTCTGGGGTCTAAGCCCTGTTTAATTGGCAATGCACAAGCACCCTCACCATTTACATCACCCCAGCGGCCTTCCCAGCGGAGCGGCTGGACCAGGCAGcggctgtggggaggggggcggcccCCGCAGCACCCACCTCAGCCAGGCCCTCAGGCTGGAGCCTCCTGGCACAGGCCAGCGCAGCCGCCCGCTCGCCGGGGAGCAGCGTCCTGCCACCAAACGCTCCATCACCGCGTTACTCACAGCAAGGTACAAAGCAGTTCTGGCTATCGGCAGCGAGGAATCTGTTGGTGGAGCCTCACCGCTGCTCAGCTGTTAGATACGCAGTTAGACACTGTTTTTTCTCGGGATTTCAAGCCAGCAGACAAATCCCTTCTTCATTTGTGCAGTACTAATACAAGTCACATACAGATGACACTTAAGAGCAGTAAGCAGGTACATGCAAACAGGCTGAGGTTAAGAGTAAAGGGTAGAAGCAATAGTGCAATCTCGAAGCCAGCGTGCTGCCTGGAACGGTTCCTGCAGTCCATGACGGGGAACATCAAGAGGGAAGCTGGACAGCCCCCGCGTGCCGCCCCGAGCCAGACCCCCTGCGTATGTCACGAACCAAGCCCCGGACTGGTGGTGGCAGAGCAGGTCTGTCACGGAGAACTGCTTTTAGCGGAGCCAGAAGCAACAGACTCAGAAGCATTTAAGTAGCAGCATGAAAGAAAAGTTCAAATCTTCAGCTGGCAGCGCAGTTACTGCATTTTGTCTCTGTTAAACGAAGACATCTCGGGCTCCAGTCCCGCTGTCTGTATTCACATTGGGCTCCTACAAAAATAACAGAGCTTTTTCCTAGACCTCAAGGTTTGacccttccccaccccaggcTCTGAGCCACATATCAACACTCGTAAAGTGATCTCCATGTGACACACGTGACAGTTTGAGAGCCAGCAATAGAAGGATAAATATTCTTCATCATAATATAAATATGCTGTAGAACATCTCAACAAGggcaaagtgctttttttttcttaattaaaacaaaataaaaacctaaataTGACTGTCTCAACCACAACAGAGGGTTCAACTCCTAAAACATCTGAATGCTCTAAATTACACTTAAATTGACATTAAAGTGATCCAGGCAGAGTGCTCAGTCCTTCGGGACTCGGAAGTTATCCTTCTCTTTTCTGATGGCCCCCATTGTTCGGATGGGGTCGGTCTCCCCAGCATGCTGCTGGACTGTCTTCTCCCTGCCAGGAGGGAACACCAGGGACAGCAAATGCACAGACTGCAAGATAAAAATCTCGGGTATGAAGCTGCAACTATCATGTTTCGCCTGCATCAAGGGGAAATGTTGCACTTAAAGATCAAAGACTCAGGGGTTTGGCACAGGCTTATCCGCTGCCTTGGTTTAAATGCTCATTGGCAGGAGGAAATTGCAAACACTCTCATGCCTTGAACAGCATCTTTTGCCGCGCCTGTCTGCCAAACTCAGCTTGATGAAGGAACGTAATTACAGAATGAAGCTTGTTCCATCTCCTGAGTCAGGGACTTCACGGCAGCAGAGATGCTCGCCGCAACCCTTCACACGCCACAGCAGCAAGCCTCTGCCAGGACAGCAAGTACATTTTGAGGAGGGTCTTGAGGGCATCAGAACAGGAACACGCGAGGCAGGAGAGCAATATCCACTTCCAGCTCTTTCTCTGGAGACCTGCtcctccccacatcccccctCCAAACAGAAGGACCCATACCCACACCTCCTCCATACCTCACTCGCATGAAGGGGTTGTACGTAAACTCTTCTGCAATGGTGGAGGGTATGGTTGGCTCACCACTGTCGTACTTTGCCTGTAACACAGGAGAGATTCCTGCTTCAGGAAGAATGTGGTGGTGAACAGGAAACGGCCCGTGTATGAACCGTGCaggtgcagtgctgcagctgcctgcctgagcTGCTCCTCAGGCCTGGGCCACCGGACAGACAAGCACTGAAGGACGCACAGAGAGACCTGGGACAGAACGGACCCTCCCAGACAGATGTGGACATCAGCCTGTCATTATACCAACAGGCTTCCAGGGAGGGTCACCCCACCACCAGCCAGCCAACCGTCCGCTTGGGACACAAACAAACCCTGTTGCCCAGCGCATCGCTGCCCTGGCCACACCACATACTGCAGCACCGGGCTCTTAACTcccttccctcagcctctctgtCTCCCCGACACGGACTCTCCTCTACCTCCATGAAAGCATCAAGTGTAGGGAAAGGATGAACCAGCTCACCTTGGCCCACGCAAGCTTTTCCTGGATAGCGACATTATTGGGTTCAACGTGTCGAGCAAACTTGAGATTGTTGATCGTGTATTCGTGACCGCAGTAAACTCTctaggaagagaaaggaagagcaaACACTGGGTAACTCTGAGGGTACAACAGTGAGTGCCATGTACCATCACCAATGTCATGGTACAGCAGAAATGAGAGTCAGCCCTCCAGAACACACGACACTCCACTGTACATGCACAGAAGTGCCAGGAGTTATCAGCCAGTACCTTCTGCCAATTAACTGACAAGCCTGATGAAAGAGCCCAGGCGTCCCAGCTCGCTAGCCTTTGCTTTAATAAGCAACCCCTGCTCTTTCCCCACAAAGCACAAATGTATTTTAGGTAGGTATTTCCTTCCCAGAGGACTCCAGCTATTCAGCATCAAAGACAATTCCTGATGTAAGCGTTCATTCCTTCAACACATGAGAAATTCTCTCTTTGAACAACAATAT
This genomic window contains:
- the LOC121086798 gene encoding hydroxyacylglutathione hydrolase-like protein isoform X2, yielding MKVKVISVLEDNYMYLVIEERTRDAVAVDAAVPRRLLEIIRKEDVVLRAILTTHHHWDHARGNEELARLCPGLRVYGADERIGALTHKVTHNQELTFGAIRVRCLFTPCHTSGHMCYFMWEDGSPDAPALFSGDTLFVGGCGQFFEGTAEQMYTNLTQILGALPKETKVFCGHECTVRNLKFALKVEPENEIVKKKLAWAKRDDEDLPTVPSTLQEEFLYNPFLRVTEEPLQKFTGKTDPVEVLRTLRTEKDNFKKPKEQPHPQAMLAFDWGLFSPFLEKK
- the LOC121086798 gene encoding hydroxyacylglutathione hydrolase-like protein isoform X1 — encoded protein: MKVKVISVLEDNYMYLVIEERTRDAVAVDAAVPRRLLEIIRKEDVVLRAILTTHHHWDHARGNEELARLCPGLRVYGADERIGALTHKVTHNQELTFGAIRVRCLFTPCHTSGHMCYFMWEDGSPDAPALFSGDTLFVGGCGQFFEGTAEQMYTNLTQILGALPKETKVFCGHECTVRNLKFALKVEPENEIVKKKLAWAKQRDDEDLPTVPSTLQEEFLYNPFLRVTEEPLQKFTGKTDPVEVLRTLRTEKDNFKKPKEQPHPQAMLAFDWGLFSPFLEKK